The Arenibacter algicola region AAATTTATTTAATAAGGATGGACTTAACACAGGGTACGGGAAAGGAAAAGAACGCAAGGGCGAAGAAAATGATGCTCTGGTTCGGGATTGTGAGCTTGCTCATGGGATTTGCTGGTTGGACCAGCGCCTATATAGTAAGTAGTTCCCGGGAAGATTGGATCAAGGACCTAGCTTTGCCATCATCGTTTTTTGCGAGTACCATAGTTATAATTATAAGTAGTATTACTTATATTATGGCTAAGAAGGCCATAAGGCAGGATAGGATCAAACAGTGTACAACTTGGTTATTGGTAACACTGGCCCTAGGGATTACATTTGTAATATTGCAGTTCAACGGATTTTCACAGATGGTGGCCAATGGGTACTATTTTACGGGGCCTACGAGCAATATTAAAATGTCCTATGTTTTTTTAATAGCGGCAGTACATATTGTGCACGTTGTTGCCGGTATTATTTCCCTTTTGGTGGTTATTGCCAATCACTTGCGAAATAAATATTCCTCAGAGGAAATGTTAGGTTTGGAATTGGGTGCTACATTTTGGCATTTTTTGGATATTCTTTGGGTTTATTTAATTCTTTTCATGTATTTCGTGAACTAAAGAGGGGGCTAATTCTTTGGTAATTAGAAGGTATTCCAGATGTGCTTATTTAGAATGGGTTTTTTTTGCCATTTTTAAAAGGCAAAAATTTTGTTTAGCCGAAAAAAATGTAAATTTGTGAAAATTTTATTAACGCTATAATTTTTATATGGATACTACGGTTACTACGGGTACAGAAGAAAATGTCTGGGGTGGAGGAAATCAACCTCTAGGCGCTAGCTACGGAAAGTTGATGATGTGGTTTTTTCTTGTGTCCGATGCATTGACATTCTCTGGCTTTCTTGCTGCATACGGTTTTTCTAGATTTAAGTTTATAGAAACTTGGCCAATCGCCGATGAGGTGTTTACCCACGTTCCATTTTTTCATGGGAACTATCCTATGTACTATGTAGCGTTCATGACCTTTATTTTGATTATGTCCTCTGTAACGATGGTGTTGGCCGTTGATGCCGGACATAAATTGCAAAAGACAAAGGTAATTTGGTATATGTTCCTTACTATCATTGGAGGGGCAATTTTCGTAGGCTCACAGGCTTGGGAATGGGCTACTTTTATAAAAGGTGATTTTGGGGCTTTGGAAACCAAAGGCGGTAGAGTACTGCAATTTGTTAGCGCGGATTCAGGTGATCGCCTGGCATTAAGGGATTTTGCCGAGACTTTAGCTGAAGATAGGGTTGATCATGAAAAGAAGAACGG contains the following coding sequences:
- a CDS encoding cytochrome c oxidase subunit 3, with amino-acid sequence MDTTVTTGTEENVWGGGNQPLGASYGKLMMWFFLVSDALTFSGFLAAYGFSRFKFIETWPIADEVFTHVPFFHGNYPMYYVAFMTFILIMSSVTMVLAVDAGHKLQKTKVIWYMFLTIIGGAIFVGSQAWEWATFIKGDFGALETKGGRVLQFVSADSGDRLALRDFAETLAEDRVDHEKKNGIWYYKGDALPSYSLNEVVEGVKSNPNVLIRTELLNEDGHKTVLTRDETLKKLNDAALVVEGANLVRNEYGSRLFADFFFFITGFHGFHVFSGVVINCIIFFNVILGTYERRGHYEMVEKVGLYWHFVDLVWVFVFTFFYLV
- a CDS encoding cytochrome c oxidase subunit 3, with translation MDLTQGTGKEKNARAKKMMLWFGIVSLLMGFAGWTSAYIVSSSREDWIKDLALPSSFFASTIVIIISSITYIMAKKAIRQDRIKQCTTWLLVTLALGITFVILQFNGFSQMVANGYYFTGPTSNIKMSYVFLIAAVHIVHVVAGIISLLVVIANHLRNKYSSEEMLGLELGATFWHFLDILWVYLILFMYFVN